TCGTAAATCATCAGCTATACCATTAATTGCCCGTTCGCACTGGCGGTCTCATCGCAAAGTGCTAGGCTTTGGAGATCGACCGGCGTTTACTCCGCGGTGCTCAATGCGACGACGCGAGTTCATGGGGCTGATCGGCGGCGCGGCAGCAACGTGGCCGCTCGGCGCGCGTGCGCAGCAACCGGCAAGATGGGTCTACAGGATAGGATATCTCGCGAGCGCGTCGCGGGAGCAAACACTTCGCAATGTTAAAGCCTTCGAAGCCGGCCTGCGGAGTCTTGGCTATCGCGTCGGCGAGAATGTCGTCATCGAGTACCGCTTTGCCGACGGAGACGTGGGGCGGCTGGCGGCGCTTGCCGCAGAGGTGGTGGGGCTCGGCGTGGACGTTATCGTGTCCGGAACCAATGCGACCACGGTTGCAGCCATGAAGGCGACCCGGACGATCCCGATCGTGATGGCCAACAGTGCCGAGCCGGTCAGTGCAGGACTCGTCGCCAGTCTGGCGCGTCCGGGTGGCAATATCACTGGGTTTAGCTCCGAGCCCGGCGATGAGATCAACGGCAAGCGGCTCGAATTTCTGAAGGACACTCTGCCGAACCTCTCGCGTGGGGGCATTCTATGGAATCCGGACTTTCCGCCCAATCAGGACCGGCTGGCGTCGCTGCGGGAAGCTGCCAAGGCGCTGGGGTTGACGCTTGTTCCGGCCGAGGCGCGCGGCTCGGACATACTTGAACAAGCGTTCTCGACGATGGTGAGTGAACGCGCGCAGGTGCTCATCGTGCTGAGCGATGGAGTGCTGTTCAACCATCGCGGCCTGATTGGCGTCATGGCCATCAGACATCGGCTGCCTGCAATCTCTGCGGTGAGAGAATACGCCGAAGCGGGCTTCCTCTTGAGCTACGGAACTGACTTGTCAGATCAGTTTCGTCGGTCTGCGACCCTCATCGACAGGATTCTCAAGGGTACGAAACCTGGCGATCTGCCGGTCGAGCGGCCGACCAAGTACGAACTCGTAATAAACCTCCAGACTGCCAAAGCACTCGGCCTCAACATGCCACCGGCCCTGCTGACGCGGGCCGATGTGGTGATCGAGTAGGCGCTCCGACGTCGCTTATTGGCCCAATCCGAACTCAGGACAGTGGCAGGCGCGCAGTTCGGCTACTCGGGCAGTCCTGCTTTACGCATGGCGCTGATAAATTTCTCAAAGTGCTCCGGCCTCTTGAGGAATATCTGTTCATGAAGGTTCGATAGCCGCAATGTAGGTTGCATCGCTCGTAGCCGCGTCATCACTTCTTCTCTTGCTCGCTCACGGCCGGCCAGGGCGTGGCTCATCGCCAGGACACGCAGTGCAGCTGGCCAATCGGGTCGCATCTGCAGCGCACGATCAGACCAGGCGGAAGATTGATCGAGATCTCCAAGAAAGAAATATCCGTAAGCGATGGCGCAGTGTGCGAGATGCATCAGGGGGTCTAGTG
The nucleotide sequence above comes from Bradyrhizobium sp. NDS-1. Encoded proteins:
- a CDS encoding ABC transporter substrate-binding protein, translated to MGLIGGAAATWPLGARAQQPARWVYRIGYLASASREQTLRNVKAFEAGLRSLGYRVGENVVIEYRFADGDVGRLAALAAEVVGLGVDVIVSGTNATTVAAMKATRTIPIVMANSAEPVSAGLVASLARPGGNITGFSSEPGDEINGKRLEFLKDTLPNLSRGGILWNPDFPPNQDRLASLREAAKALGLTLVPAEARGSDILEQAFSTMVSERAQVLIVLSDGVLFNHRGLIGVMAIRHRLPAISAVREYAEAGFLLSYGTDLSDQFRRSATLIDRILKGTKPGDLPVERPTKYELVINLQTAKALGLNMPPALLTRADVVIE